Proteins encoded together in one Halothermothrix orenii H 168 window:
- the ccmA gene encoding heme ABC exporter ATP-binding protein CcmA — translation MEVLRVKQLTKKIGYRTILSNINLEVSSGELVVLIGPNGAGKTTFLRILAGLTNKTSGEILIDNKPCKIGDSRIGYLGHQTMLYNLMTVYENLETFGRLYGCFNDEKVEGLLKKVNLYFNKYERVANLSRGMKQRLALARLLLPQPDLILYDEPFTGLDREGQKLLIDILKKQQNDGKLQVLVTHKSAFLTGINYRKYRLERGELVEGGDNI, via the coding sequence ATGGAAGTATTGAGAGTAAAGCAACTTACAAAAAAGATTGGTTACAGAACTATACTTTCTAATATTAACCTGGAGGTATCCTCGGGGGAACTTGTTGTCTTAATCGGTCCAAATGGAGCTGGTAAAACAACATTTTTAAGAATTTTGGCCGGTCTAACAAACAAAACTTCTGGGGAAATTTTGATTGACAACAAACCCTGTAAAATCGGGGATTCGCGTATAGGGTATCTCGGGCATCAAACAATGCTTTATAATTTGATGACAGTCTATGAAAACCTGGAGACATTTGGCAGGTTATATGGTTGTTTTAATGATGAAAAAGTTGAAGGACTCCTGAAAAAAGTGAATCTTTACTTTAATAAATATGAGAGGGTTGCTAACCTGTCCCGGGGGATGAAACAGCGCCTTGCCCTGGCCAGGTTACTTTTACCACAACCTGATTTAATCCTCTATGATGAACCATTTACCGGACTCGATAGGGAGGGGCAAAAATTACTGATAGATATACTTAAAAAACAACAGAATGATGGGAAATTACAGGTCCTTGTCACCCATAAATCTGCTTTTCTGACCGGAATTAACTATAGAAAGTATAGACTTGAAAGGGGAGAACTGGTTGAAGGTGGGGACAACATATGA